From a single Herbiconiux sp. SALV-R1 genomic region:
- a CDS encoding ABC transporter substrate-binding protein, whose amino-acid sequence MSHAPLTKKPLTALAATAAASALLLAGCSSDSSASEAPTASAGGSDLISAERCAENQAAGPITFLTSFAYAASVGILDVVTAKEKGIFDELCLDVTIEPGSTNAQLVSAGTAQFAGLGSPSDVLVAVDNGADISGIATYGNTVAITLMTNKEGGPSSLADFSGLTAGYKGAIPPQIQAMFLEDGVDPASINWVSVGYDPTILPNGQVQALTGYKSNEPLALESQGFEITQWDPAEYGIKSAFNTQIVNNTFKEEHPTAVEDFLRASFYAYNWINESDTNLDEALGYAEALSDAGYDLVSSKARWNTEVGLVEDSQPEGTPLGSESVEQWTPEADMLVEFDLVGSKPDPASAIDTSFVDAIYDGTELIWPAP is encoded by the coding sequence ATGTCACACGCACCGCTGACGAAGAAACCCCTCACCGCCCTCGCCGCCACCGCCGCCGCGTCGGCCCTCCTGCTCGCCGGCTGCTCGAGCGACAGCTCCGCCTCCGAGGCCCCCACCGCCTCCGCCGGCGGCAGCGACCTCATCAGCGCCGAGCGCTGCGCCGAGAATCAGGCGGCCGGCCCCATCACGTTCCTCACCTCGTTCGCCTACGCCGCATCCGTCGGCATCCTCGACGTGGTCACGGCGAAGGAGAAGGGCATCTTCGACGAGCTCTGCCTCGACGTCACGATCGAGCCCGGCTCCACCAACGCTCAGCTGGTGAGCGCGGGAACGGCGCAGTTCGCGGGCCTCGGCAGCCCCTCCGACGTGCTCGTGGCCGTCGACAACGGCGCCGACATCTCGGGCATCGCGACCTACGGCAACACCGTCGCCATCACCCTGATGACCAACAAGGAGGGCGGCCCGAGCTCGCTCGCCGACTTCTCCGGCCTCACCGCGGGCTACAAGGGCGCCATCCCGCCGCAGATCCAGGCGATGTTCCTCGAAGACGGCGTCGACCCGGCGAGCATCAACTGGGTCTCGGTCGGCTACGACCCCACCATCCTCCCGAACGGGCAGGTGCAGGCGCTCACCGGCTACAAGTCGAACGAGCCGCTCGCCCTCGAGTCGCAGGGCTTCGAGATCACCCAGTGGGACCCGGCGGAGTACGGCATCAAGTCGGCCTTCAACACGCAGATCGTCAACAACACCTTCAAGGAGGAGCACCCGACCGCGGTCGAGGACTTCCTGCGCGCGAGCTTCTACGCCTACAACTGGATCAACGAGTCCGACACCAACCTCGACGAGGCACTCGGCTACGCCGAGGCCCTCTCCGACGCCGGCTACGACCTCGTCTCGAGCAAGGCGCGCTGGAACACCGAGGTGGGGCTCGTCGAAGACAGCCAGCCCGAGGGCACCCCGCTCGGCAGCGAGTCGGTCGAGCAGTGGACGCCCGAGGCCGACATGCTGGTCGAGTTCGACCTGGTGGGCTCGAAGCCCGACCCGGCCTCGGCGATCGACACCAGCTTCGTCGACGCCATCTACGACGGCACCGAGCTCATCTGGCCCGCTCCGTGA
- a CDS encoding zinc-binding dehydrogenase has product MRAWVQTGFGGPEVRRLTEVAAPSPAADEVVVRVLAFALNRLDVLQRHEPVVPGMSVPHVAGMDFAGQVVAAGAEALDGLVGSVVLVDPVVSCGACEFCLAETPTYCAAFQTIGSTRDGGMAEFVSVPARNCTVVDVAAHDAARLAELAAVPVAGATAWRGLLGAGKLQAGETVVIPGAGSGLGAAGVQIALAHGATVITLVSGPQKKERALASGAHHVIDRTAQPDWVAEVMSITGGRGADLVWDHVGGRFLGQALRATRPGGRVVLSGTTDGLDTQLHLPDLYQPGRSILGHGSYSRADMASAVAAFADGTFEIVIDSVWPFEQLAEAEARLESNDFFGKIVVLGPSFSATTLDLSEHAA; this is encoded by the coding sequence GTGAGAGCCTGGGTGCAGACCGGCTTCGGCGGACCGGAGGTGCGGCGGCTGACCGAGGTCGCCGCACCCTCGCCGGCCGCCGACGAGGTCGTGGTGCGCGTGCTCGCCTTCGCGCTCAACCGGCTCGACGTGCTGCAGCGCCACGAGCCCGTCGTGCCCGGCATGTCGGTGCCCCACGTGGCGGGCATGGACTTCGCGGGCCAGGTCGTGGCTGCCGGAGCCGAGGCGCTCGACGGGCTCGTCGGCAGCGTCGTGCTGGTCGACCCCGTGGTGAGCTGCGGAGCGTGCGAGTTCTGCCTTGCCGAGACGCCCACCTACTGCGCGGCCTTCCAGACCATCGGCTCCACGCGAGACGGCGGCATGGCCGAGTTCGTCTCGGTGCCGGCGCGCAACTGCACCGTCGTCGACGTGGCCGCGCACGACGCGGCGCGGCTCGCCGAGCTCGCCGCCGTTCCGGTGGCGGGGGCCACCGCCTGGCGGGGCCTGCTCGGCGCGGGAAAGCTCCAGGCGGGGGAGACCGTCGTCATCCCCGGGGCCGGCTCCGGCCTCGGGGCCGCCGGGGTGCAGATCGCGCTGGCCCACGGCGCCACCGTCATCACCCTCGTCTCCGGTCCGCAGAAGAAGGAGCGCGCGCTCGCCTCGGGCGCCCATCACGTGATCGACCGCACCGCCCAGCCCGACTGGGTCGCCGAGGTGATGAGCATCACCGGCGGTCGCGGTGCCGACCTGGTCTGGGACCACGTCGGCGGCCGTTTCCTCGGCCAGGCCCTCCGTGCCACCCGGCCCGGCGGGCGGGTCGTGCTCTCCGGCACCACCGACGGGCTCGACACCCAGCTCCACCTGCCCGACCTCTACCAGCCCGGCCGCAGCATCCTGGGCCACGGCAGCTACAGCCGCGCCGACATGGCCTCCGCCGTCGCCGCCTTCGCCGACGGCACCTTCGAGATCGTCATCGACAGCGTGTGGCCGTTCGAACAGCTCGCCGAAGCCGAGGCGCGGCTGGAGTCGAACGACTTCTTCGGCAAGATCGTCGTGCTCGGGCCCTCGTTCAGCGCCACAACTCTCGACCTCTCGGAGCACGCAGCATGA
- a CDS encoding ABC transporter ATP-binding protein, which translates to MTDTGTTASTGTTTAGTIEISGVGRTYTRGSKTVQALTGVDLSIRQGEFITLFGPSGCGKSTLLRLIAGLDTQTTGDISVFGTTPKKASQRKDIAWIPQSSALLPWLDIKANASLSSVINKRADRGATTRRPEDAVGILSEVGLGDFLSSRPDQLSGGMRQRASIARGFAQGAPLMLMDEPFSALDELTRDTLRIRLLELWEHHKKTIVFVTHSAMEAVLLSDRVVVMSPRPGRIREVVDVDLPRPRTWELTETPEFTAKVAQVKQILWSAWEGDE; encoded by the coding sequence ATGACAGACACCGGCACGACAGCATCGACCGGCACCACGACGGCCGGCACGATCGAGATCAGCGGGGTGGGCCGCACCTACACCCGCGGCTCGAAGACCGTGCAGGCGCTCACGGGCGTCGACCTCTCCATCCGCCAGGGCGAGTTCATCACCCTGTTCGGGCCGTCGGGATGCGGCAAGTCGACACTGCTCCGCCTCATCGCGGGTCTCGACACACAGACCACCGGCGACATCAGTGTCTTCGGCACCACCCCGAAGAAGGCCTCGCAGCGCAAAGACATCGCCTGGATCCCGCAGTCCTCCGCCCTGCTGCCCTGGCTCGACATCAAGGCGAACGCCTCCCTCTCCTCCGTCATCAACAAGCGGGCCGACCGGGGAGCCACGACCAGGCGCCCCGAAGACGCGGTCGGCATCCTCTCCGAGGTCGGCCTCGGCGACTTCCTCTCCTCCCGGCCCGACCAGCTCTCGGGCGGCATGCGGCAGCGCGCCTCGATCGCCCGCGGCTTCGCCCAGGGCGCGCCGCTCATGCTCATGGACGAGCCCTTCTCGGCACTCGACGAACTCACCCGCGACACCCTGCGCATCCGTCTTCTCGAGCTCTGGGAGCACCACAAGAAGACCATCGTCTTCGTCACCCACTCGGCCATGGAGGCGGTGCTGCTCTCCGACCGGGTGGTGGTGATGAGCCCGCGGCCGGGGCGCATCCGCGAGGTCGTCGACGTCGACCTGCCGAGGCCCCGCACCTGGGAGCTGACCGAGACGCCCGAGTTCACCGCGAAGGTCGCCCAGGTCAAACAGATCCTCTGGAGCGCCTGGGAGGGAGACGAATGA
- a CDS encoding ABC transporter permease — protein sequence MTAAIDPVMRMRRRRMSARTGGTLLTIGAPVLLFVVLALCWQWAASTFKSVLPPIQDIAHDIVSRPDFYLENLLVTLQAAMLGFAIGVAVALLLAAAIVHFRFLRAAIMPVALLLNVTPIVAIAPALVVAFGFNEIPHIIVAALSAFFPTLINSITGLRSVDPQALEVFDAMSASKLEIFFRLRVPSSLPYLFAGARLSVTAAMIGAVVSEFTGSSKGIGAVIVMATTYLNLSQMWAAIFFSAITTLILLGLVGLVERLVVRW from the coding sequence ATGACCGCCGCCATCGACCCCGTGATGAGGATGCGGCGCCGCCGCATGTCGGCACGCACCGGGGGGACGCTGCTCACCATCGGCGCGCCCGTGCTGCTGTTCGTGGTGCTGGCCCTGTGCTGGCAGTGGGCCGCGTCGACGTTCAAGAGCGTGCTGCCGCCGATTCAGGACATCGCCCACGACATCGTGAGCCGGCCCGACTTCTACCTCGAGAACCTCCTCGTCACCCTGCAGGCGGCGATGCTCGGTTTCGCCATCGGGGTGGCGGTGGCGCTGCTGCTCGCGGCGGCGATCGTGCACTTCCGCTTCCTGCGGGCGGCGATCATGCCCGTGGCGCTGCTGCTGAACGTCACGCCGATCGTGGCGATCGCGCCAGCGCTCGTGGTGGCGTTCGGGTTCAACGAGATCCCGCACATCATCGTGGCGGCGCTGTCGGCGTTCTTCCCCACGCTTATCAACTCGATCACGGGGCTCCGCTCGGTCGACCCGCAGGCGCTCGAGGTGTTCGACGCGATGTCGGCGTCGAAGCTCGAGATCTTCTTCAGGCTGCGGGTGCCGTCGAGCCTGCCGTACCTGTTCGCCGGGGCGCGGCTGTCGGTGACGGCCGCCATGATCGGTGCCGTGGTGTCGGAGTTCACCGGCTCGAGCAAGGGCATCGGCGCGGTGATCGTGATGGCGACGACCTACCTCAACCTCTCGCAGATGTGGGCGGCGATCTTCTTCTCGGCGATCACCACGCTCATCCTGCTCGGCCTGGTGGGGCTCGTGGAGAGGTTGGTGGTGCGCTGGTAG
- a CDS encoding LacI family DNA-binding transcriptional regulator — MPQGRTPVTLKDVAEHAEVSLATASNALTGARKVGARSIEKVLRSAAELGYRPNGAARSLRTGSHGVIGLVIPDVTNPFWAGMVGAVERLSEETGFQVSLANTDFDAARESAALARLAKSVDGILLVSTHPDPATVRPLVESGLPVVALDEAVDVPGLGGVYSDNVGGARRAAEHLVDAGGTVFGLLEGPSSLSTATERGIGFLAGLAGRGVDPSRVHRLVAPYSFEGGREGVRRMLARHPEVDALFACTDNQAIGATFEAHDLGRTVPGDLLVCGFDDISWSSRITPTLTTVRQDAVQMAARAFEMLAEMVTRGGSARVEILPVELVERNSTRRVTSV, encoded by the coding sequence ATGCCCCAGGGTCGAACGCCCGTCACCCTCAAAGACGTCGCCGAGCACGCCGAGGTGAGCCTCGCCACCGCGAGCAACGCGCTCACCGGCGCCCGCAAGGTGGGGGCCCGCTCGATCGAGAAGGTGCTGCGCTCGGCGGCCGAGCTCGGCTACCGGCCGAACGGCGCAGCGCGGTCCCTCCGTACGGGGTCGCACGGGGTGATCGGGCTCGTCATCCCCGACGTCACCAACCCGTTCTGGGCGGGCATGGTGGGTGCGGTCGAGCGGCTGAGCGAGGAGACCGGGTTCCAGGTCTCGCTCGCCAACACCGACTTCGACGCGGCCCGCGAGAGTGCCGCGCTGGCACGGCTGGCGAAGTCGGTCGACGGCATCCTGCTCGTCTCCACGCATCCCGACCCGGCGACCGTGCGCCCGCTGGTCGAGTCGGGGCTGCCGGTCGTGGCCCTCGACGAGGCGGTCGACGTGCCCGGCCTCGGCGGGGTGTACTCCGACAACGTGGGCGGCGCCCGCCGGGCCGCCGAGCACCTCGTCGACGCGGGCGGCACCGTGTTCGGCCTGCTCGAGGGGCCATCGTCGCTGTCCACCGCGACCGAGCGCGGCATCGGGTTCCTCGCCGGGCTCGCCGGCCGCGGAGTCGACCCGTCGCGGGTGCACCGCCTCGTCGCCCCGTACTCGTTCGAGGGCGGGCGTGAGGGAGTGCGACGGATGCTCGCGCGGCATCCTGAGGTCGACGCCCTGTTCGCCTGCACCGACAACCAGGCCATCGGCGCCACCTTCGAGGCCCACGACCTCGGTCGCACGGTGCCGGGTGACCTGCTGGTGTGCGGCTTCGACGACATCAGCTGGTCGTCGCGCATCACCCCCACCCTCACCACGGTGCGGCAGGACGCCGTGCAGATGGCGGCGCGCGCGTTCGAGATGCTCGCCGAGATGGTGACGCGGGGCGGTTCGGCGCGCGTCGAGATCCTGCCGGTGGAGCTGGTGGAACGGAACTCGACGCGCCGCGTTACAAGTGTGTAA
- a CDS encoding NtaA/DmoA family FMN-dependent monooxygenase (This protein belongs to a clade of FMN-dependent monooxygenases, within a broader family of flavin-dependent oxidoreductases, the luciferase-like monooxygenase (LMM) family, some of whose members use coenzyme F420 rather than FMN.), producing MTSPLSFGVFEILTPSNGVPTWRHPHGRGDRYGDPAYWTQLAATLDEAGFDFILFADSYGYPQIDGEVPEEVLTHGILFPGYDPLLLVSAIAQAAPTLGVVVTSSTSLEQPLPTARRFATLDAFTKGHIGWNVVTGSTAQVTEGLFGITHFDHDKRYDVADEFVDLTRSLLEDVWDDDAVVFDRESNVLVDPTRIRPLSYTGEHFASHGLFKVPPGPQRVPVLFQAGMSGRGRDFGARNAEAMFIQGQTAEQAAAASADIRARVVAAGRDAHDLRIISGVTVTVAPTRAEALAKRAELEEQFSMDDAAVLFAGFTGIDLRALDRSMRIEEIGDTDQGHTPLDRYRSVPGIETVQDVLDAFRVQERGFVVTGSPREVAEELVETARIADLDGFLLEPTFGDAGAYEEFIELVVPELRALGAWKEPDRSATLRERLGFPGPHPSFRPSSKNLES from the coding sequence ATGACGAGCCCTCTCTCCTTCGGCGTGTTCGAGATCCTCACCCCGTCGAATGGCGTGCCCACCTGGCGGCACCCGCACGGCCGGGGCGACCGGTACGGCGACCCCGCCTACTGGACGCAGCTCGCCGCGACCCTCGACGAGGCCGGCTTCGACTTCATCCTGTTCGCCGACAGCTACGGCTACCCGCAGATCGACGGCGAGGTGCCCGAGGAGGTGCTCACCCACGGCATCCTGTTCCCCGGCTACGACCCGCTGCTGCTCGTGAGCGCCATCGCCCAGGCGGCGCCCACCCTCGGGGTCGTGGTGACCTCGTCGACCTCGCTCGAGCAGCCGCTGCCCACCGCGCGCCGCTTCGCCACTCTCGACGCGTTCACGAAGGGCCACATCGGCTGGAACGTCGTCACCGGCAGCACCGCCCAGGTGACGGAGGGGCTGTTCGGCATCACCCACTTCGACCACGACAAGCGCTACGACGTCGCCGACGAGTTCGTCGACCTCACCCGGTCGCTCCTCGAAGACGTGTGGGACGACGACGCCGTGGTGTTCGACCGCGAGAGCAATGTGCTCGTCGACCCCACGCGCATCCGGCCACTGTCGTACACGGGGGAGCACTTCGCGAGCCACGGGTTGTTCAAGGTGCCGCCGGGGCCGCAGCGCGTGCCCGTGCTGTTCCAGGCGGGGATGTCGGGGCGCGGGCGCGACTTCGGGGCGCGAAACGCGGAGGCGATGTTCATCCAGGGCCAGACGGCTGAGCAGGCGGCAGCGGCGTCGGCCGACATCCGCGCGCGGGTGGTGGCGGCCGGGCGCGACGCGCACGACCTCCGCATCATCTCGGGGGTGACGGTGACCGTGGCACCCACGCGCGCGGAGGCTCTTGCGAAGCGCGCCGAGCTCGAGGAGCAGTTCTCGATGGACGACGCGGCTGTGCTCTTCGCCGGCTTCACCGGCATCGACCTGCGCGCGCTCGACCGTTCGATGCGCATCGAGGAGATCGGCGACACCGACCAGGGCCACACCCCGCTCGACCGGTACCGCTCGGTGCCCGGCATCGAGACCGTGCAAGACGTGCTCGACGCCTTCCGGGTGCAGGAGCGCGGTTTCGTCGTCACCGGGTCGCCGCGCGAAGTGGCGGAGGAGCTCGTCGAGACCGCGCGCATCGCCGACCTCGACGGGTTCCTCCTCGAGCCCACCTTCGGCGACGCGGGCGCCTACGAGGAGTTCATCGAGCTCGTCGTGCCCGAGCTGCGTGCCCTGGGTGCGTGGAAGGAGCCCGACCGGTCGGCGACGCTCCGCGAACGGCTCGGGTTCCCCGGCCCGCACCCCTCGTTCCGGCCCTCGTCGAAGAACCTCGAGTCGTAG
- a CDS encoding ABC transporter ATP-binding protein, with product MSGGAAAGGTGRAEGGAAGGGTGGVKGGAAGGGTGGVKGGAAGAGGVAGTGAGGAAGAGGVAGASGSGAGGVGAGGVAGAGAGAGGEARESTQFRMRGETPSGSVGRQGGAAAGGGTGGVAGGVAGAGGAGAGGVAGAGAGAGGEARESTQFRMRGEAASSSAGRQGGAADGGAGASGAAAGGGTGGVAGAGGAGAGGAAGAGDAGAGGVLARVEGLRVAFGGRVVVEGVSFEVRAGRAVALVGESGSGKSVTARALVGLVGPGSRVGAETLEVGGRSVLGRGGRGETLELGGRAFRGRGGRDGWARGPGAGVWRRIRGAQVGLVVQDALVSLDPLRPIGREIADALRLHTSLSPRQRGERVVELLEAVGMPDPVGRMRQRSGELSGGLRQRALIASALAADPPLLIADEPTTALDSTVQAQILALFDDIKAAGTGLLFISHDLGVVSRIADDVLVMRAGRVVESGPVEQVLGDPQHDYTKALLAAVPAGVPRGVPLSAGSAHSLPAHPGRATSSPVESSDGSPDPRESRMGRQQPRGAGDAEATPRGASTAGAARSAALLEVAGVSKSFGGGTAVDDVSFSLEAGTTLGLVGESGSGKTTVARIVLGLTDPDRGSVALDGEAWAPARESARRPRRSAMGAVYQDALSSFDPRLTVGRILTDSLPGPRTTGWSDARAEVERMLAEVGLSPELANARPLHLSGGQRQRVSIARALAPKPRVLVLDEPVSALDVSVQAQILDLLDRLQSERGVAYLFISHDLGVVRHMSDRIAVMKDGVIVEQGDATTVFESPQHPFTRELLDAAITF from the coding sequence ATGAGCGGCGGCGCGGCGGCCGGCGGCACGGGTCGCGCGGAGGGCGGCGCGGCGGGCGGCGGCACGGGTGGCGTGAAGGGCGGCGCGGCGGGCGGCGGCACGGGTGGCGTGAAGGGCGGCGCGGCGGGCGCGGGCGGCGTGGCGGGCACGGGCGCGGGCGGCGCGGCGGGCGCGGGCGGCGTGGCGGGCGCGAGCGGCTCGGGCGCGGGCGGCGTGGGCGCGGGCGGCGTGGCGGGCGCTGGCGCGGGCGCGGGCGGCGAGGCGCGAGAGTCCACCCAGTTCCGGATGCGCGGCGAGACTCCATCGGGTTCGGTAGGCCGCCAGGGTGGCGCAGCGGCGGGCGGCGGCACGGGTGGCGTGGCGGGTGGCGTGGCGGGCGCGGGCGGTGCGGGCGCGGGCGGCGTGGCGGGCGCTGGCGCGGGCGCGGGCGGCGAGGCGCGAGAGTCCACCCAGTTCCGGATGCGCGGCGAGGCTGCTTCGAGTTCGGCAGGCCGCCAGGGTGGCGCCGCGGACGGCGGCGCGGGCGCGAGCGGCGCAGCGGCGGGCGGCGGCACGGGTGGCGTGGCGGGCGCGGGCGGTGCGGGCGCGGGCGGCGCGGCGGGCGCGGGCGATGCGGGCGCGGGCGGGGTGCTGGCGCGGGTGGAGGGGCTGCGAGTGGCGTTCGGGGGGCGGGTCGTGGTTGAGGGGGTGTCGTTCGAGGTGCGGGCGGGGCGGGCGGTCGCGCTGGTGGGTGAGTCGGGGTCGGGGAAGTCGGTGACGGCACGGGCGCTGGTGGGGCTCGTGGGGCCGGGGTCGCGGGTCGGCGCCGAGACGCTCGAGGTGGGCGGGCGATCGGTACTCGGGCGGGGCGGCCGCGGCGAGACGCTCGAGCTCGGCGGGCGGGCGTTCCGCGGGCGGGGCGGACGCGACGGGTGGGCGCGGGGGCCGGGTGCTGGGGTGTGGAGGCGCATCCGGGGGGCGCAGGTGGGGCTTGTGGTGCAGGATGCGCTCGTGTCGCTCGACCCCCTGCGCCCGATCGGGCGCGAGATCGCCGACGCACTGCGCCTGCACACCTCGCTCAGCCCGCGGCAGCGGGGCGAGCGCGTGGTCGAGCTGCTCGAGGCGGTGGGCATGCCCGATCCGGTCGGTCGGATGCGCCAGCGCTCCGGCGAGCTGTCGGGCGGGTTGCGGCAGCGCGCCCTCATCGCCTCGGCCCTCGCCGCCGATCCGCCCCTGCTCATCGCCGACGAGCCGACGACGGCGCTCGACAGTACGGTGCAGGCGCAGATCCTCGCGCTGTTCGACGACATCAAGGCCGCCGGCACCGGCCTGCTCTTCATCAGCCACGACCTCGGCGTCGTCTCCCGCATCGCCGACGACGTGCTCGTGATGCGCGCCGGCCGCGTCGTCGAGTCGGGCCCCGTCGAGCAGGTGCTCGGCGACCCGCAGCACGACTACACGAAGGCGCTGCTCGCGGCGGTGCCGGCCGGCGTGCCCCGCGGCGTGCCGCTCAGCGCGGGGAGCGCGCACAGCCTGCCCGCCCACCCGGGCCGTGCGACGAGCAGCCCGGTCGAGAGCTCGGATGGCTCGCCTGACCCGCGGGAGAGTCGGATGGGACGGCAGCAACCGAGGGGGGCGGGGGACGCGGAGGCCACTCCGCGTGGAGCATCCACGGCGGGAGCAGCGCGCTCGGCGGCGTTGCTCGAGGTGGCGGGGGTGTCCAAGAGCTTCGGAGGGGGAACCGCGGTCGACGACGTCTCGTTCTCGCTCGAGGCCGGCACCACGCTCGGACTGGTCGGCGAGTCGGGGTCGGGCAAGACCACCGTCGCTCGCATCGTGCTCGGACTCACCGACCCCGACCGCGGCAGCGTTGCGCTCGACGGGGAGGCCTGGGCGCCCGCCCGGGAGAGCGCCCGCCGCCCGCGACGCAGCGCGATGGGGGCGGTGTATCAGGATGCGCTGTCGTCGTTCGATCCACGGCTGACGGTGGGGCGCATCCTCACCGACTCTCTGCCCGGCCCCCGCACCACCGGTTGGAGCGACGCCCGAGCGGAGGTGGAGCGGATGCTCGCCGAGGTCGGCCTCTCCCCCGAGCTCGCGAACGCGCGGCCGCTCCACCTCTCGGGCGGGCAGCGGCAGCGGGTGTCGATCGCGCGGGCGCTCGCGCCGAAGCCGCGGGTGCTGGTGCTCGACGAGCCGGTGTCGGCGCTCGACGTGTCGGTGCAGGCGCAGATCCTCGATCTGCTCGACCGCCTGCAGAGCGAGCGCGGGGTCGCGTACCTGTTCATCTCGCACGACCTCGGCGTGGTGCGGCACATGAGCGACCGGATCGCCGTGATGAAGGACGGGGTGATCGTGGAGCAGGGCGACGCGACGACCGTGTTCGAGTCGCCGCAGCATCCGTTCACCCGGGAGCTGCTCGACGCCGCCATCACGTTCTGA
- a CDS encoding ABC transporter permease — protein MLGPAQWVACGVLLVLLVAAVAPWLLAPGDPLAIAPTEAFLSPRWGHPFGTDESGRDIYTRVVHGAGPSLVIGAAATAIGIALALLLGLGAALGGRVVDFGVNRLLEVMFAFPGLLLALLVITVYGPGVVTSTIAVGLATAPGYARIIRAQTRSVAVAPFVESAVVLGWSRWRILGRHILPNAVLPVIVLVTLGVGQAIVWASALSYLGLGAEPPSAEWGAMLFAGKNYLATAWWMTFFPGLAIVVAAAATTVLGRGLQRGGAR, from the coding sequence ATGTTAGGGCCGGCCCAGTGGGTCGCTTGCGGTGTTCTCCTGGTGCTGCTGGTCGCCGCAGTGGCGCCGTGGCTGCTGGCGCCGGGTGACCCGCTCGCCATCGCGCCGACGGAGGCGTTCCTGTCGCCGCGGTGGGGGCATCCGTTCGGCACCGACGAATCGGGGCGCGACATCTACACCCGCGTGGTGCACGGGGCGGGGCCGTCGCTCGTCATCGGGGCGGCGGCGACCGCGATCGGCATCGCGCTCGCGCTGCTGCTCGGACTCGGTGCCGCGCTCGGCGGACGGGTCGTCGACTTCGGCGTCAACCGCCTGCTCGAGGTGATGTTCGCGTTCCCCGGACTGCTGCTCGCGCTCCTCGTCATCACCGTCTACGGGCCCGGGGTCGTGACCTCGACGATCGCCGTGGGGCTCGCGACCGCGCCGGGGTACGCGCGCATCATCAGGGCGCAGACGCGATCGGTGGCGGTGGCGCCCTTCGTGGAGTCGGCGGTGGTGCTGGGGTGGTCGCGGTGGCGCATCCTGGGGCGGCACATCCTGCCGAACGCGGTGCTGCCCGTGATCGTGCTCGTCACCCTCGGGGTGGGGCAGGCGATCGTGTGGGCGTCGGCGCTCAGCTACCTCGGGCTCGGCGCCGAGCCGCCGTCGGCGGAGTGGGGCGCGATGCTCTTCGCCGGCAAGAACTACCTCGCCACCGCCTGGTGGATGACGTTCTTCCCGGGCCTCGCGATCGTCGTGGCGGCCGCCGCCACCACCGTCCTCGGCCGCGGCCTGCAGAGGGGCGGCGCGCGATGA
- a CDS encoding ABC transporter permease, producing MSVLARWGVRVAGAVFVLWAAATLTFFGLRLIPGDPAQAILGGPGSQASAEALAAVRAEYGLDQPVWVQYARYLGRLVTGDLGSSYSLRTPVVEVIGAQIGGTLLLAALSLAVAWIIALGLALWSTRGGRVAAAVGSGLEIVAAAVPHFWLAIVLVLVFSTTLRWLPAVSTKGPEGLVLPVLTLALPLAGFLGQVMRESVLDALEAPFVLSARARGESEGGVRLRHVLRHGALPGIALSGWAFGWLISGAVVVETIFARPGLGRTLLNAVQLRDVPLVIGVVLVVAVGYVLMTVLTDAATRVADPRLRLRGAV from the coding sequence ATGAGCGTGCTCGCGCGCTGGGGGGTGCGGGTCGCGGGGGCGGTGTTCGTGCTGTGGGCGGCGGCGACGCTCACGTTCTTCGGGCTGCGGCTCATTCCGGGCGACCCGGCACAGGCCATCCTCGGCGGGCCCGGGTCGCAGGCGAGCGCCGAGGCGCTGGCGGCGGTGCGGGCCGAGTACGGGCTCGATCAGCCCGTGTGGGTGCAGTACGCGCGCTACCTCGGGCGGCTCGTCACCGGCGACCTCGGCTCGTCGTACTCGCTGCGCACCCCGGTGGTCGAGGTGATCGGGGCGCAGATCGGCGGCACCCTCCTGCTCGCCGCGCTCTCGCTCGCCGTGGCGTGGATCATCGCGCTCGGGCTCGCACTGTGGTCGACCCGCGGCGGGCGGGTGGCCGCGGCCGTGGGCTCGGGCCTCGAGATCGTCGCCGCCGCCGTTCCGCACTTCTGGCTGGCGATCGTGCTCGTGCTCGTCTTCAGCACGACGCTGCGCTGGCTGCCCGCCGTGAGCACGAAGGGGCCCGAGGGTCTCGTGCTGCCCGTGCTCACGCTGGCCCTGCCCCTCGCGGGGTTCCTCGGGCAGGTGATGCGCGAATCCGTGCTCGACGCCCTCGAGGCGCCGTTCGTGCTCTCGGCCCGGGCGCGCGGCGAGAGCGAGGGCGGGGTGCGCCTGCGGCACGTGCTCCGGCACGGGGCACTGCCGGGCATCGCGCTCTCGGGCTGGGCGTTCGGGTGGCTCATCTCGGGCGCCGTCGTGGTGGAGACGATCTTCGCCCGGCCCGGGCTCGGGCGCACGCTGCTCAACGCGGTGCAGCTGCGTGACGTGCCGCTCGTCATCGGCGTGGTGCTCGTCGTGGCGGTGGGGTACGTGCTCATGACGGTGCTGACGGATGCGGCGACGCGCGTCGCCGACCCCCGGCTGCGACTGCGGGGTGCGGTGTGA